In Modestobacter versicolor, a single genomic region encodes these proteins:
- the dhaM gene encoding dihydroxyacetone kinase phosphoryl donor subunit DhaM: protein MPQVGLVVVSHSRPLADAAVELARQMLPGRELAIEVAAGTEDGGLGTDAVAISAAIGAADSGDGVVVFMDLGSAVMSAETALEFLDDDVRERVVLSPAPLVEGLVGAAVVAAGGGGRDRVAAEALLGLAPKQAHLG from the coding sequence GTGCCGCAGGTGGGGCTGGTCGTCGTCTCGCACAGCCGCCCGCTGGCCGACGCCGCGGTCGAGCTGGCCCGGCAGATGCTGCCCGGGCGGGAGCTGGCGATCGAGGTCGCCGCGGGCACCGAGGACGGCGGCCTGGGCACCGACGCGGTCGCGATCTCCGCGGCGATCGGGGCGGCCGACTCCGGCGACGGCGTCGTGGTGTTCATGGACCTGGGCAGCGCGGTGATGTCGGCCGAGACGGCGCTGGAGTTCCTGGACGACGACGTCCGGGAGCGGGTGGTGCTCAGCCCGGCCCCGCTGGTCGAGGGGCTGGTCGGTGCCGCGGTGGTGGCCGCCGGCGGCGGCGGCCGCGACCGGGTGGCCGCCGAGGCGCTGCTCGGCCTTGCCCCCAAGCAGGCCCACCTGGGCTGA
- the dhaL gene encoding dihydroxyacetone kinase subunit DhaL, translating into MADQLDVAALGAWVREFARSIAEHKDALTELDSAIGDADHGANMDRGMSAAVAALEEKPPADPAALLKQVGMTLVSKVGGASGPLYGTFFLRMAGTLGPDPADAETFGRAVRAGLDGVIARGKAEPGDKTMLDALAPACDALDAALAAGQPLGEALAAAAQAARDGRDATVPLVARKGRASYLGERSAGHQDPGATSTALLLDAAVATLSGR; encoded by the coding sequence GTGGCGGACCAGCTCGACGTCGCCGCGCTCGGGGCGTGGGTCCGGGAGTTCGCCCGCTCGATCGCCGAGCACAAGGACGCGCTCACCGAGCTGGACTCGGCCATCGGCGACGCGGACCACGGGGCGAACATGGACCGCGGCATGTCCGCCGCCGTGGCGGCGCTGGAGGAGAAGCCCCCGGCCGACCCGGCGGCGCTGCTCAAGCAGGTCGGGATGACCCTGGTCAGCAAGGTCGGCGGGGCCAGCGGCCCGCTGTACGGCACGTTCTTCCTGCGGATGGCCGGCACCCTGGGGCCGGACCCGGCGGACGCGGAGACCTTCGGCCGGGCCGTGCGGGCCGGCCTGGACGGCGTGATCGCCCGGGGCAAGGCCGAGCCGGGCGACAAGACGATGCTCGACGCGCTCGCCCCCGCCTGCGACGCCCTGGACGCCGCGCTGGCCGCCGGGCAGCCGCTCGGCGAGGCCCTGGCGGCCGCCGCCCAGGCCGCACGCGACGGCCGGGACGCCACCGTGCCGCTCGTCGCGCGCAAGGGCCGGGCCAGCTACCTGGGTGAGCGGAGCGCCGGGCACCAGGACCCGGGCGCCACCTCGACGGCGCTGCTGCTGGACGCCGCGGTCGCGACGCTGAGCGGGCGGTGA